A region of Argentina anserina chromosome 5, drPotAnse1.1, whole genome shotgun sequence DNA encodes the following proteins:
- the LOC126795625 gene encoding glutathione S-transferase zeta class-like: MGDPQLKLYSYFRSSCSYRVRIALNLKGSCHISQYLDEKYPQHPLLPKDLQRKAFNLQADIFLAPQIHAACTRFNLNMTQFPLLSRLHEADNELPAFVDARPDNQLDAPS, from the exons ATGGGTGATCCCCAACTGAAACTGTATTCCTACTTCAGGAGCTCTTGCTCTTACCGTGTCCGGATTGCCCTCAACCTCAAAG GTTCTTGTCATATTTCGCAGTATTTGGACGAAAAGTATCCACAACATCCATTGCTACCTAAAGACCTTCAACGAAAGGCCTTTAACCTCCAG GCTGATATATTCCTGGCGCCCCAGATTCATGCAGCTTGTACAAGGTTCAATCTAAACATG ACCCAGTTCCCCCTTTTGTCCAGGTTGCATGAGGCAGACAATGAGTTACCAGCATTTGTAGATGCTAGACCAGATAATCAGCTAGATGCTCCTTCATAA
- the LOC126795250 gene encoding LOW QUALITY PROTEIN: leucine-rich repeat receptor protein kinase HPCA1-like (The sequence of the model RefSeq protein was modified relative to this genomic sequence to represent the inferred CDS: deleted 1 base in 1 codon) — MDQRIQVFLLLIFTPLHVLANHQTSIEDVTGLKSLMTLWANTPPSWGSLDPCEDGWDGIGCTNMRVVSLTLASMNLTGTLSGDIEQLSELQILDLSYNKGLTGPLPPEIGSLKKLTNIILVGCSFSGEIPPTIGSLQELVSLSLNSNRFSGKIPPSIGNLSKLYWLDLADNILDGSIPVSAGGEPGLDMLNHCKHFHLGMNKLSGQIPSRLFNSNMSLIHVLFERNELSGSIPSSLGLVNTLQVVRFDTNMLTGPIPASLSNLTSVSQMFLSNNKLSGPAPDLSGMTLLHYVDLSNNSFEISDIPPWFVTLKSLTTIIMEDTQLQGEIPAALFSLSNIQSVVLKNNQLNGTLDIGTPSSQLKVIDLQNNLIGEYKGNEGYSGTLILVKNPVCDETGASPASYCKISSSSDIPPYVTLPNNCVPSPCDSDQVSSPNCKCAYPYEGTLIFGAPTFSDLDNSTHYQQLEKALMNSFLSHQLNVDSVSLSNLTKDSLSYLRLSLAVFPATQGHFNRKEVSGISYLLSNQTFKPQKSFGPFYFLGGDYEYFAAETEVSSESKKSSNVAIIIGAAAGCSVLVLVLVLVGIYAIRQKRRASRAIDQNNPFGKWDVYNKSRGSVPELKGARSFSFEELMQYSNNFSEENDVGSGGYGKVYRGTLPTGKLIAIKRAHSESIQGGRQFRSEIELLSRVHHKNLVSLVGFCFDRGEQMLVYEYVANGTLKDSLSGKSGIKLDWQRRLKIALGTARGLAYLHELCQPPIIHRDIKSTNVLLDNNLSAKVADFGLSKSMGDSGRDHVSTQVKGTMGYMDPEYYITQRLTEKSDVYGFGVLMLEMLTARRPIEQGKYIVREVKLAMNKTKELYNLHEILDSAIGLGPTLKGLESFVDLAMNCVEEEGANRPTMSDVVKQIEYIMHLAGLNPNAKSASTSASYEDQASAKHPHSGEAFDYSGGFPPSKIEPL, encoded by the exons ATGGATCAAAGAATTCAGGTGTTTCTGCTTCTTATATTCACTCCTTTGCACGTTTTAGCCAATCATCAGACAAGTATTGAGGATG TTACTGGTTTAAAGTCTCTGATGACACTATGGGCTAACACGCCTCCAAGTTGGGGGAGTCTAGATCCATGTGAAGATGGTTGGGATGGCATTGGGTGTACCAACATGCGTGTGGTCTCTTT AACATTAGCAAGTATGAATTTGACTGGCACACTCTCTGGAGATATTGAACAGTTATCTGAACTACAAATTTT GGATCTATCTTACAACAAGGGCCTGACAGGACCGCTCCCACCCGAAATTGGGAGTTTGAAGAAGCTAACTAACAT AATCCTGGTTGGTTGCAGTTTCTCTGGTGAAATTCCTCCTACTATAGGGTCCCTACAAGAGCTAGTATCCCT ATCTCTGAATTCTAACAGATTCAGTGGGAAGATCCCACCTTCCATTGGTAATCTATCTAAACTATATTGGCTGGATCTAGCTGACAACATCCTCGACGGATCCATCCCAGTTTCAGCTGGTGGTGAACCTGGTCTGGACATGCTCAATCATTGCAAGCACTT TCATCTTGGAATGAATAAGCTCTCTGGTCAAATTCCATCAAGGCTTTTCAACTCAAACATGAGTCTGATACATGT GCTCTTCGAAAGAAATGAACTTTCCGGCAGCATCCCTTCCAGCCTTGGACTTGTAAATACTTTGCAGGTCGT GAGATTTGATACAAACATGTTAACTGGGCCTATTCCTGCGAGCCTCAGCAATCTTACCAGTGTTTCTCAGAT GTTCTTGTCCAACAACAAGCTGAGCGGCCCTGCTCCTGACCTTTCTGGCATGACCCTTCTCCACTATGT GGATTTAAGCAATAATAGTTTCGAGATATCTGATATTCCACCATGGTTTGTAACACTCAAGTCTTTGACCACAAT AATCATGGAGGACACACAACTTCAAGGAGAAATACCTGCTGCTCTATTCAGCCTTTCAAACATACAGAGTGT GGTCCTGAAGAACAACCAGCTCAATGGCACTTTGGATATTGGCACTCCCAGCAGTCAATTGAAAGTCATTGATTtacaaaataatttaattggTGAATACAAAGGAAATGAAGGATACAGTGGTACTTTGAT ACTTGTTAAAAATCCAGTTTGTGATGAAACTGGTGCGTCACCTGCTAGTTACTGCAAGATTTCGAGTTCATCTGATATTCCCCCATATGTAACATTGCCAAATAACTGTGTTCCCAGTCCCTGTGACTCTGATCAGGTTTCAAGCCCCAACTGCAAATGTGCATATCCATATGAGGGCACTCTAATCTTTGGAGCTCCTACCTTCTCTGACTTGGACAACTCAACTCACTACCAACAGCTTGAGAAGGCCCTCATGAATTCTTTCTTATCCCATCAACTTAATGTTGATTCTGTCTCTTTAAGTAATCTCACCAAGGATTCACTTTCATACCTTAGATTGAGCCTAGCGGTATTCCCAGCAACCCAAGGTCATTTCAACCGAAAGGAAGTTTCTGGTATTTCTTATTTGCTCAGTAACCAAACATTCAAGCCGCAAAAATCTTTTGGACCATTCTATTTCCTTGGTGGTGATTATGAATACTTTGCAG CTGAAACAGAAGTatcatcagaatcaaagaAATCGTCTAATGTGGCAATTATTATCGGAGCAGCAGCTGGTTGTTCTGTTCTTGTGCTAGTATTAGTCCTGGTAGGAATTTATGCAATTCGCCAGAAGAGAAGAGCAAGTAGAGCCATTGATCAAAACAATCCTTTTG GAAAATGGGATGTGTATAATAAGAGCAGGGGTAGTGTTCCTGAATTAAAGGGTGCTAGGTCGTTCTCATTTGAAGAGCTCATGCAATACAGCAACAACTTTTCAGAAGAAAATGATGTGGGATCTGGGGGCTATGGGAAG GTTTACCGTGGAACTCTTCCCACAGGGAAACTGATTGCCATAAAACGAGCTCACTCAGAATCCATACAAGGTGGACGTCAGTTCAGATCTGAGATTGAGCTTCTTTCACGGGTGCATCATAAGAACCTTGTCAGCCTTGTAGGATTTTGCTTTGACAGAGGCGAGCAGATGCTGGTGTATGAGTATGTAGCAAATGGGACTCTTAAGGATAGTCTTTCAG GTAAATCAGGAATCAAATTAGATTGGCAGAGGAGACTTAAAATAGCACTCGGTACAGCTAGAGGCTTAGCCTATCTTCATGAACTTTGCCAGCCTCCAATTATACACAGAGACATAAAATCAACCAATGTTCTGTTGGACAATAACTTGTCTGCAAAAGTTGCTGATTTTGGTCTCTCCAAGTCCATGGGTGACAGTGGGAGGGATCATGTCTCCACTCAAGTTAAAGGAACAATG GGATACATGGATCCTGAATATTACATAACGCAACGATTGACAGAGAAGAGTGATGTTTATGGTTTTGGAGTTCTAATGTTGGAGATGCTTACTGCAAGAAGACCAATAGAACAAGGGAAATATATTGTGCGAGAAGTGAAATTGGCAATGAACAAGACTAAAGAATTATACAACCTTCATGAAATTCTGGATTCAGCCATTGGTTTGGGACCAACTCTCAAAGGTTTAGAGAGCTTTGTGGATCTTGCAATGAATTGTGTTGAAGAAGAGGGAGCCAACAGGCCTACAATGAGTGACGTGGTAAAACAGATTGAATACATCATGCACCTTGCTGGTCTGAACCCTAATGCCAAATCGGCATCCACTTCTGCAAGCTATGAGGATCAGGCAAGCGCTAAGCATCCTCACAGCGGTGAGGCT TTTGATTATAGTGGTGGATTCCCACCTTCAAAGATAGAGCCGCTGTAG